The Bos indicus x Bos taurus breed Angus x Brahman F1 hybrid chromosome 10, Bos_hybrid_MaternalHap_v2.0, whole genome shotgun sequence genome has a segment encoding these proteins:
- the LOC113899308 gene encoding LOW QUALITY PROTEIN: ataxin-3-like (The sequence of the model RefSeq protein was modified relative to this genomic sequence to represent the inferred CDS: substituted 1 base at 1 genomic stop codon), translating to MESIFHEKQEGSLCAQHCLNNLLQGEYFSPVESSSIAHQLDEEERMRMAEGGVTSEDYRTFLQQPSGNMDDSGFFSIQVISNALKVWGLELILFNSPEYQRLRIDPINERSFICNYKEHWFTVRKLGKQWFNLNSLLTGPELISDTYLALFLAQLQQEGYSIFVVKGDLPDCKADQLLQMIRVQQMHQPKLIGEELAQLKEQRVQKTDLEHVLEVNDGTGMLEEDEEELQRALALSRQEIDMEDEEADLRRAIQLSMQGSSRNRXQDIPQTSGSHPTSEELRKRREAYFEK from the coding sequence ATGGAGTCCATCTTCCACGAAAAACAAGAAGGCTCACTTTGTGCTCAACATTGCTTGAATAACCTACTGCAAGGAGAATACTTCAGCCCTGTGGAATCATCTTCAATTGCACATCAGCTAGATGAGGAAGAGAGGATGAGAATGGCAGAAGGAGGAGTTACTAGTGAAGACTATCGCACATTTTTGCAGCAGCCTTCTGGAAATATGGATGACAGTGGCTTTTTCTCTATTCAAGTTATAAGCAATGCCTTGAAAGTTTGGGGTTTAGAACTAATCCTGTTTAACAGTCCAGAGTACCAGAGGCTCAGGATTGATCCCATAAATGAAAGATCATTTATATGCAACTATAAAGAACACTGGTTTACAGTtagaaaattaggaaaacagtGGTTCAACTTGAATTCTCTTTTGACGGGTCCAGAATTAATATCAGACACATACCTTGCACTTTTCTTGGCTCAGTTACAACAGGAAGGTTACTCTATATTTGTTGTTAAGGGTGATCTGCCAGATTGTAAAGCTGACCAACTTCTACAGATGATCAGGGTCCAACAGATGCATCAACCAAAACTTATTGGAGAAGAATTAGCACAACTTAAAGAACAGAGAGTTCAGAAAACAGATCTAGAACACgtcttagaagtaaatgatgggACAGGAATGTTAGAAGAGGATGAGGAGGAATTGCAGAGGGCTCTGGCACTAAGTCGCCAAGAAATTGACATGGAAGATGAAGAAGCCGATCTCCGCAGGGCCATTCAGCTCAGTATGCAAGGTTCTTCCAGAAATAGATGACAAGATATCCCACAGACATCGGGTTCACATCCTACTTCAGAAGAGCTacggaaaagaagagaagcctaCTTTGAAAAGTAA